A part of Armatimonadota bacterium genomic DNA contains:
- a CDS encoding AAA family ATPase: protein MKIPSTLFSASLCLPDNAMAFELSKEIRAAAPDQAVLETEDYSFDPIGFADAGGCELVVRDEAYGHWKAEWTDNQIETSPRNAVFDVLWQGRRLTLIVAQNQECGRNWIIVGPRIVDCEKFFAAVCRWNTCGDAAITVFDEGYFERDEELLEEIRQSSLSDLALEPDIRRALKEDVLAFFDQREMYASSGLSWKRGVIFYGPPGNGKTQTIRAIVSQARASCIYVRSLWGYRLPPEGAIKRIYQRARETAPCIVVLEDIDTLVRENSRSYFLNELDGVRSLDGVMTIATTNHLDKLDIALKERPSRFDLKIEFPNPDAEMRAAYLGEPLCLTKLSSELATDVVRRTDGMSFAGLQEFVRATTAKHLRVFDLGRALEETLTAMGRPKAKKPKKKKKKSGSK from the coding sequence ATGAAGATCCCTTCAACCCTTTTTTCGGCGTCATTGTGCCTGCCGGACAACGCGATGGCCTTCGAGCTTTCGAAGGAGATTCGCGCGGCGGCGCCCGACCAGGCTGTCCTCGAGACTGAGGACTATTCATTCGATCCCATCGGCTTTGCCGATGCTGGAGGCTGTGAACTCGTCGTTCGCGACGAGGCGTACGGTCACTGGAAGGCCGAATGGACCGATAATCAAATAGAGACCAGCCCACGGAACGCGGTCTTCGACGTCCTTTGGCAGGGTCGGCGCTTGACGCTGATCGTGGCTCAGAACCAGGAATGCGGTCGGAACTGGATCATCGTCGGTCCTCGCATCGTCGACTGCGAAAAGTTCTTTGCCGCCGTCTGTCGGTGGAACACCTGCGGCGACGCGGCGATCACCGTGTTCGACGAAGGCTATTTCGAGCGCGATGAGGAGCTTCTCGAGGAGATTCGGCAGAGCTCGCTCTCCGACCTTGCTCTGGAGCCTGACATTCGGCGTGCGTTGAAGGAGGATGTCTTAGCGTTCTTCGACCAGCGGGAAATGTACGCATCGAGCGGCCTTTCTTGGAAGCGCGGAGTGATCTTCTACGGTCCGCCCGGCAACGGAAAGACGCAGACGATCCGTGCGATCGTGAGTCAGGCTCGGGCGTCGTGCATCTACGTTCGGTCGCTGTGGGGCTATCGCCTGCCGCCGGAGGGCGCCATCAAGCGCATCTACCAGCGAGCCCGCGAGACCGCGCCGTGCATCGTCGTGTTGGAAGATATCGACACGCTCGTTCGCGAGAATTCGCGTTCGTACTTCCTCAACGAGCTCGACGGGGTTCGGAGCCTCGATGGCGTCATGACCATCGCGACCACGAACCACTTGGACAAGCTGGACATCGCTTTGAAGGAACGGCCGAGCCGGTTCGACCTCAAAATTGAGTTTCCGAACCCGGACGCTGAGATGCGGGCCGCGTACTTGGGCGAGCCGCTTTGCCTCACAAAGCTGTCGTCCGAGCTGGCAACCGACGTCGTGCGACGGACCGACGGAATGTCGTTCGCGGGACTGCAAGAGTTCGTGCGAGCGACCACGGCGAAGCACCTTCGCGTATTCGACCTCGGGCGAGCGCTCGAGGAAACTCTGACGGCGATGGGCCGCCCCAAAGCGAAGAAACCCAAAAAGAAAAAGAAGAAGTCAGGCTCGAAATGA
- a CDS encoding redoxin domain-containing protein, with amino-acid sequence MRRMLLVPLLAVPALIAWKAPADFPPYVKDKTLYADNDLRGKVFKNLVFGKAVHGKVPTAADLKGKVLLIDFWATWCGPCRAVIPELNEWKKKFAKDLVVVGVSDETTGTVKEFMESTPMEYNVTIDPDKTMSKRVGVKGIPHVLVISKDGIVRYQGFPSQPEDPLTTEKLSQIIQANRKLK; translated from the coding sequence ATGAGACGTATGCTCTTGGTTCCACTTCTGGCTGTACCGGCCCTAATTGCGTGGAAGGCACCAGCCGATTTTCCTCCGTACGTGAAGGACAAGACGCTCTACGCCGACAACGATCTTCGCGGCAAGGTTTTCAAGAATCTGGTGTTTGGCAAGGCGGTCCACGGCAAGGTTCCGACTGCAGCAGACCTCAAGGGTAAGGTCCTGTTGATCGACTTTTGGGCGACTTGGTGCGGCCCATGCCGTGCGGTCATCCCCGAACTGAACGAGTGGAAGAAGAAATTCGCGAAGGATTTGGTAGTGGTCGGCGTGAGCGACGAAACGACTGGCACCGTGAAGGAATTTATGGAGAGTACGCCAATGGAATATAACGTCACCATCGACCCCGACAAGACCATGTCCAAGAGGGTTGGAGTGAAGGGCATTCCACACGTCCTCGTTATCTCCAAGGACGGAATTGTCCGCTATCAGGGTTTCCCTTCGCAACCGGAAGACCCGCTTACGACCGAAAAACTCAGCCAAATCATCCAGGCAAACCGTAAGCTCAAATAA
- the lexA gene encoding transcriptional repressor LexA — translation MAKGLTKRQEEILDFILQYVESEGYPPSIREIGQKFEIGSLRGVTVHLDALERKSYISRSNTPRSIKLTHPKFTPGNSRVTMLPLVGTIAAGTPVLAQEEIEGMIPVPSEMVRNVDGAFLLRVKGDSMIGDGIMPRDLVVIRPQKTFHGNDVMAVRVGEEATVKRIHKTPKGVQLLSSNPDYAPIEVDPTETEVIGKVVGLFRDYEGMSF, via the coding sequence ATGGCGAAAGGACTCACAAAGCGACAAGAGGAAATTCTGGATTTCATCCTACAGTACGTTGAATCGGAGGGATATCCTCCCTCGATTCGAGAAATCGGTCAGAAATTTGAGATCGGCTCCCTGCGAGGGGTGACCGTTCACCTCGACGCCTTGGAGCGGAAAAGCTACATTTCCCGGTCCAACACGCCGCGTTCGATTAAGCTAACGCACCCCAAATTCACCCCCGGCAATTCCCGTGTGACGATGCTTCCGCTCGTCGGTACGATTGCCGCCGGCACCCCAGTTCTCGCTCAAGAAGAAATCGAAGGAATGATTCCGGTTCCTTCGGAAATGGTCCGCAACGTCGATGGCGCGTTCCTGCTCCGCGTCAAAGGCGATTCGATGATTGGCGACGGCATCATGCCACGCGACCTCGTCGTGATCCGCCCGCAGAAGACCTTCCACGGAAATGACGTGATGGCCGTTCGCGTTGGCGAAGAGGCGACCGTCAAACGTATCCATAAGACGCCGAAGGGCGTCCAGTTGCTGTCTAGCAATCCCGATTATGCGCCGATCGAGGTTGATCCGACCGAAACGGAAGTAATCGGCAAGGTCGTGGGCCTGTTCCGCGACTACGAAGGCATGAGCTTCTAG
- the rsmI gene encoding 16S rRNA (cytidine(1402)-2'-O)-methyltransferase yields MEGRKEEVRRRHGRAEKAGRGSQKGGGRSQEEGRLHQQEGRLEELASSEALTPRLTLVATPIGNLGDISPRCSEALSEADFWIVEDTRISAKLAFHLGVKKPMKVAHDHSQDAQLDRLLDEVEAGKRAVVLTDGGAPGISDPGARLVDLAHDRGIEVDAIPGPSAVIDALMLSGFFAQRFAFLGFLGRTPGDIRKELMPFTESPYTLVLFESPHRFRKLLEVAAEVLGDRRYAICREVTKRNQQVFRENLPTIPNEGQVPAKGEFTIVIEGRRKTLGKQKYVKI; encoded by the coding sequence ATGGAAGGACGAAAAGAAGAAGTTCGACGACGACATGGCCGAGCAGAAAAAGCAGGAAGAGGCAGCCAAAAAGGCGGAGGACGCAGCCAAGAAGAAGGAAGGCTCCACCAGCAAGAAGGACGACTCGAAGAGCTCGCTAGCTCCGAAGCCCTGACGCCACGGCTGACCCTTGTCGCCACGCCCATCGGAAATCTCGGGGACATCTCCCCGAGATGCTCCGAGGCGCTTTCGGAAGCTGATTTCTGGATCGTCGAAGACACGCGCATCAGCGCCAAGCTCGCCTTTCACCTTGGCGTGAAAAAGCCGATGAAGGTCGCCCACGACCACTCGCAGGATGCCCAACTAGACCGCCTGCTGGACGAAGTCGAAGCCGGTAAACGGGCCGTTGTACTCACCGATGGGGGCGCACCCGGCATCAGCGATCCCGGCGCCCGGCTGGTTGATTTAGCCCACGACCGCGGCATCGAAGTCGACGCCATTCCGGGCCCCAGCGCGGTGATCGATGCCCTCATGCTCTCCGGCTTCTTTGCCCAGCGGTTTGCCTTCCTCGGGTTCTTAGGAAGGACGCCGGGCGATATTCGCAAGGAATTGATGCCGTTTACGGAATCTCCTTATACATTAGTGTTATTCGAGTCGCCGCATCGGTTCCGTAAACTCCTCGAAGTTGCGGCTGAGGTGTTGGGGGACCGACGCTACGCTATTTGCCGCGAGGTCACGAAAAGAAACCAGCAAGTTTTCCGGGAAAACTTACCGACAATCCCTAATGAGGGACAAGTTCCTGCCAAAGGCGAGTTTACGATTGTTATCGAAGGTCGAAGGAAAACACTTGGTAAGCAGAAATATGTTAAAATCTAA
- the lepA gene encoding elongation factor 4, giving the protein MDQSRIRNFCIIAHIDHGKSTLADRLIERCGAIRGTAQEQMLDSMDIERERGITIKMAAVRLQYKAKDGIEYELNLIDTPGHVDFTYEVSRALAACEGALLVVDASQGVEAQTIANASMAMNQNLEIVPVINKIDLPHADIEHAKQEIENAVAIDASDAIPASAKAGIGIDEILEAIVQRIPPPNGDPSKPLRALIYDSHFDAYQGAVAYIRVMDGSVKKDDRIMMMASGRDYVIDATGHFGPGLTVNNGLECGEVGFIAAAMKSIGDAQVGDTVTTKANPATAALPGYRKALSMVFCGLYPTDGDQYEDLRDAIEKLKLNDASLQFEPETSAALGFGFRCGFLGLLHMEIARERLEREFNLDLILTAPSVDYIVHKKNGDAMHISNPSEFPDANDILRVDEPTVKATIMVPVEYVGAVMTLCQERRGLYLKTEYPTQQRVILYYQLPLGEILMDFFDKLKSGTRGYASFDYDLDEYQPSDLVKLDILLNGDIVDALSFIVHRSFSYNRGRAVVEQLRKVVPRQQYEVRVQAAIGAKVIAADTIKPFRKNVIAKCYGGDITRKRKLLEKQKEGKKRMKQIGSVELPQEAFLSVLKVAE; this is encoded by the coding sequence ATGGATCAGTCGCGCATTCGCAACTTCTGCATCATCGCGCATATCGACCACGGCAAAAGCACGCTCGCCGACCGCCTCATCGAGCGGTGCGGAGCCATTCGCGGCACCGCCCAGGAGCAGATGCTCGACTCGATGGACATCGAGCGTGAGCGCGGCATCACCATCAAGATGGCCGCGGTCCGACTTCAATACAAAGCCAAAGACGGAATCGAATACGAACTGAACTTGATCGACACGCCCGGCCACGTCGATTTCACCTACGAAGTTTCGCGTGCTCTGGCTGCCTGCGAGGGCGCCTTGCTCGTCGTCGATGCCAGCCAGGGCGTCGAGGCGCAAACCATCGCCAACGCCAGCATGGCGATGAACCAGAACCTCGAAATCGTTCCCGTCATCAACAAGATCGACTTGCCGCACGCCGACATTGAGCACGCCAAGCAAGAGATTGAGAACGCGGTCGCCATCGACGCCAGCGATGCGATCCCTGCCTCGGCCAAGGCCGGCATCGGTATCGACGAAATCCTCGAAGCGATCGTCCAACGGATTCCCCCTCCCAACGGAGACCCCAGCAAGCCGCTCCGAGCCCTCATCTACGACAGCCACTTCGATGCCTATCAGGGCGCGGTGGCGTATATTCGCGTCATGGATGGCTCGGTCAAGAAGGACGACCGGATCATGATGATGGCCTCTGGTCGCGACTACGTCATCGACGCGACTGGTCACTTTGGCCCGGGCCTGACCGTCAACAATGGACTCGAATGCGGCGAAGTCGGCTTCATCGCCGCCGCCATGAAGTCTATCGGCGACGCGCAAGTCGGCGATACCGTCACCACCAAGGCGAACCCCGCCACCGCCGCCCTGCCCGGCTACCGAAAGGCCCTCAGCATGGTGTTCTGCGGCCTGTACCCGACCGATGGCGACCAGTATGAAGACCTTCGCGACGCCATCGAAAAGTTGAAGCTGAACGACGCTTCGCTCCAGTTCGAGCCGGAGACATCCGCCGCGCTCGGCTTTGGGTTTCGGTGCGGCTTCCTTGGCCTTTTGCACATGGAGATCGCCCGCGAGCGGTTGGAGCGCGAGTTCAATCTCGACCTCATCCTCACCGCCCCGAGCGTGGACTACATCGTCCATAAGAAGAACGGCGACGCCATGCACATCTCCAACCCGAGCGAGTTTCCCGACGCCAACGACATTCTTCGGGTGGATGAGCCGACGGTGAAGGCGACGATCATGGTGCCGGTCGAATATGTCGGCGCCGTGATGACGCTTTGCCAGGAGCGACGCGGCTTGTACCTCAAGACCGAGTACCCGACCCAGCAACGCGTGATTCTGTATTACCAGCTTCCGCTCGGCGAAATCCTGATGGACTTCTTCGACAAACTGAAATCCGGCACGCGTGGCTACGCGTCGTTCGACTACGACCTCGACGAGTACCAACCATCCGACCTTGTCAAGCTCGACATCCTCCTTAATGGCGACATCGTCGACGCTCTTAGCTTCATCGTCCACCGCTCGTTCTCGTACAATCGGGGCCGCGCGGTCGTCGAACAGCTTCGAAAAGTCGTCCCTCGTCAGCAATACGAGGTCCGCGTTCAGGCGGCCATCGGCGCGAAAGTCATCGCGGCGGATACCATCAAGCCGTTCCGTAAGAATGTCATCGCCAAGTGCTACGGTGGTGACATCACGCGAAAACGCAAACTGCTCGAAAAGCAGAAAGAAGGTAAGAAGCGCATGAAGCAGATCGGCTCGGTCGAACTGCCGCAAGAAGCCTTCCTCAGCGTGCTCAAGGTCGCCGAATAG